aacgagctgttttcaagcggttcagagcagagttttctgtggatGATGGGAACTCtatttgggctttttcactttgcaaacctgttacatgcacaaaaaagatacataactcaataaaggagaggggaaaagccaaaaagcagaatccCACCTCTTTATTTGGATATGATTGCCCTTGTGtttattcactttttaaaaatctataaacaaagaaaagttaTCTTTACCTCCAGATCTTTGCAAATGTccctttttctgctgttgtagcccatccgcctcaaggtcgTGCGTGTTgcggcttcacaaatgctttgccgcatacctcggttgtaacaagcggttatttcagtcaaagttgctcttctatcagcttgaatcggtcggcccattctcctctgacctctagcatcaacgaggcattttcgcccacaggactgccgcatactgggtGTTTTTCATGGACCAGAGGGCGTGGCAGTCaggcaccaccatgcacctggacTCTCACTCTGGAATGAGGTCTTTCTGAAAGAATAACAGCAGAGTTAGAAAGTCGGTAATTTTACTGAAGAACTGTACAATAATTGAGGAACTTGTTCTTTACCTGATTTTCCTCTACTCCATCTCTGTCAGCTGGTAGTTACGTTTCAAGCTTGGCTGATGGTCCAGTTTGTCTCAGAAGTCTGTGAGTTGTTGACTTTTCTCCCTTTACTTGTAATAAAGTCCGGACACATCGTGGTATTGCTTCTTTAACTTGTAGTAGTATGTTAGAGTACTTCTTACAGCACTGAATAACAGTGAGCTATTTCCAGACAATGTGTTTTATCAGGTGGCATAAACTGTCAGACTGGACTTTTACTTTGGAAATATCTATAGATATTCCTAATATAGTAGTGAAGTTATACAGGTGTATACATCCTAGCACTACATGTATAAAATACCTCAAAGGACAGACAAACGCCACCATCCGGTCTTAGAAAGAGCATAAAGTGTTTATTACATTTCTTTCAATACAGAATACATGTTTCTATGTCGacaccaaaacaaaaccaaagagtGAATCTGTGTACAAAAACCGATTGTCGTCGTGGATCTGGACTCCACCTGGTCTGCGTGACGCTATCGGTCATAACAGCACTCCACGAGTTCACATGAGACAGGAAGAGGGAAGTGTTTCCACCACTTGTTCGTCGAGTTAAtgcaaaaagtgtttttgtattttatttttaacagcgTTTTGTGCAAAACTGGTATATTTATATGATCTGTGACGTGATGAACATTCAGTTTCTTCTAAGAGTATTCTTTCTTTTTGGGTTTCAGGAGGACAAGAAGAAGCTTTTCTGAGCAGTTTAACTCTCCGCCTGTCGGTTTCCTTCAGGacgttgcttttcttttcttttaacacaTTCAGAGATCAATAACTGCTGGACTGAGAAACTGTCAGACCATCAGCAGAGTGAGAACAGGTGGAGACGCTGCTCATGCAGACAGAGATgttagaagaaaaataaaacgtACTTTAAGGACAGGATGCTGGAAACAAACCAGCTCATCAAGCTATCTGTGAAAAGGGAAGTTACCCGTGGTGGAAGAAGtgctcagatcctttacttaactAAAAGTAATAATACTAGTATTTAGAAAtatccattacaagtaaaagtcatgcattcaaagtaaaaagtacaaacgAACTGAcagcaaattatatttaaagaaTCAAAGTACTAATGGTGTTAAATATATCTTATAGGATTAGATTCATTTACGTTTTCATGTGTGAGCAGTATTTCTGTTGCAGTTTGTCAAAGTGGAACTGATTTAAACTGTTTTGGGCCTTTTAATCTGCAAAAACCTCCATCTTTTAAAGGCACTTCTGTCTGTTGTTGAGTCCTAAAACCTTATTTTGCAGCACAGTGAGAACATTTctacattgttttcatttcattgaatATGTTTGATGTCCTTTAAAAAAAGGGGGGGTGTCTCTCTTGGAACAAGAGAATAAAacgagtaaaaaaaaaaaagttgttttacGAAATTCCTGCAACAAGTCAATTTATACTGAGAACAGAttgagtaaaagtataaagtagtagAAAATGTAAAGTAGAAATACCtaataactaaactaaaactgagtaaatgcacttaactttccaccactggtagTTACTGCTGAAAGAAGACAGCAGGTGGCGTAGTAATTCTTTAACACATTTTGTAAAACAGGCTGTGTCTCAACTTTACTGCTAAAATAGAAgttacataaaaataatcaataaaacacGTTCGAGCTTCTCCGGTGGAAGATTtactgcttttctgttttgtgtaacagtgaaatgaaaatatttaagtgtttgtttgtttaaagtttaataaacgaaacaaagaataaaactgAAGTTCTTGGTTTTGGAGCCAAAGAAGAGCGATTAAAAGTCAGCGCTCGACCACAAACCAGCCGGGAAATCTTTGCTGTTTCAGTCCTGATGAGTTTCCTGCTCATATTCTGACACATCTTACGtcgtcttttaaaaaaaaaaaattcatctGGGTGAGGAAAACGTGGTTTAAATCAGGGTTTTGTCTGTAAATATTGTCTCGGCACGAACATTCACTCAAAATTGAAAAACCTCAGGTCCAGTTCAGCAGCTTCATAAATCCAAAGGGATTAAAGCTGAAGACGAATCTCTGGAGCTGTTTGTAAAGACTTTGGGAAAGCATGAGGTGAGTTAGACTGACAACACCACCCGTGTATTTCAAGAGGTAATTAAAGAGCTTCACAAAGTTTGTGCAATTTACTTGAAACTCGTGCACtcgttttaatttttatgtctTACACTgtagcactttggtcaactctggttgtttttaaatgtgctttataaataaacttgacatctattttgataatcgattaatcgtttgtcactttgtcactctttttttaagcaaaactgTGAAATTTGCTGGCTTCATCTACTTAAATGTGAGGACCTGCTGCTGTTCTTTGTTATTTATGATGGtaaatgaagagtctttgggttttagactgttggttgaacaaaaGAAGCCATTTCAAGTAGGGCTAcaactaaagattattttcaatgttgactaatctgcagattattgtCATGATTAATCTActaatcatttagtctataaaatatcaaaaataagGCAAATGgcttcttttgtccaaccaacagtccaaagacTTCATTTACCATCAGAAGTGACAAAGAACAGCAGCAgttcctcacatttaagaagatgaAGCCAGCAAATGTTTAAAAGTgactgaaacgattcatcaattatcaaaatagtggtagattaattttcttttgacCAACTGATCgtttaatcgactaatcgttgcagctctaatttAAAGACATCTGGAAAAttgtcacaatttttttttttttatacattttatagactaaatgattaatagtgaaaataatctgcagattagtCAATAATTAAAGATacttgttagttgcagccctaccacacatgtaaatgtattaaaacacaCCCTGTCTTCAAAAAAGTATTTGCATTGTACTGCAAATCCGTTTATGgagaattaaaaaaagagagaaagtctTAATTTCACTGATGCATCAACATGACCTGAAGCCCCCAAACTAACGTTTAGTTTCCCTGTAATTTAGTGTTATTATCTTTTATCTTGTACAAGCATGGATGACGGCGTGACCTTTAATTTTGCCAAATAGTGCCGTAAAATTTAAGTAAGCTGAATGTTACTGTCGTCAGTGCACAGAACAGACGGCTGAGTGCGGAGGTATTCACCGATTTTGATAAAACGGTGCGTTTTGGATAAGAATCACTTGACCTTTCAGAGAAAGAAGCAGGACTGAGATGATGAAGACGTCCTCGAAGCTGAAGTGATGGCAGATGAAANNNNNNNNNNNNNNNNNNNNNNNNNNNNNNNNNNNNNNNNNNNNNNNNNNNNNNNNNNNNNNNNNNNNNNNNNNNNNNNNNNNNNNNNNNNNNNNNNNNNAAGAAGACAGCAGGTGGCGTAGTAATTCTTTAACACATTTTGTAAAACAGGCTGTGTCTCAACTTTACTGCTAAAATAGAAgttacataaaaataatcaataaaacacGTTCGAGCTTCTCCGGTGGAAGATTtactgcttttctgttttgtgtaacagtgaaatgaaaatatttaagtgtttgtttgtttaaagtttaataaacgaaacaaagaataaaactgAAGTTCTTGGTTTTGGAGCCAAAGAAGAGCGATTAAAAGTCAGCGCTCGACCACAAACCAGCCGGGAAATCTTTGCTGTTTCAGTCCTGATGAGTTTCCTGCTCATATTCTGACACATCTTACGtcgtcttttaaaaaaaaaaaattcatctGGGTGAGGAAAACGTGGTTTAAATCAGGGTTTTGTCTGTAAATATTGTCTCGGCACGAACATTCACTCAAAATTGAAAAACCTCAGGTCCAGTTCAGCAGCTTCATAAATCCAAAGGGATTAAAGCTGAAGACGAATCTCTGGAGCTGTTTGTAAAGACTTTGGGAAAGCATGAGGTGAGTTAGACTGACAACACCACCCGTGTATTTCAAGAGGTAATTAAAGAGCTTCACAAAGTTTGTGCAATTTACTTGAAACTCGTGCACtcgttttaatttttatgtctTACACTgtagcactttggtcaactctggttgtttttaaatgtgctttataaataaacttgacatctattttgataatcgattaatcgtttgtcactttgtcactctttttttaagcaaaactgTGAAATTTGCTGGCTTCATCTACTTAAATGTGAGGACCTGCTGCTGTTCTTTGTTATTTATGATGGtaaatgaagagtctttgggttttagactgttggttgaacaaaaGAAGCCATTTCAAGTAGGGCTAcaactaaagattattttcaatgttgactaatctgcagattattgtCATGATTAATCTActaatcatttagtctataaaatatcaaaaataagGCAAATGgcttcttttgtccaaccaacagtccaaagacTTCATTTACCATCAGAAGTGACAAAGAACAGCAGCAgttcctcacatttaagaagatgaAGCCAGCAAATGTTTAAAAGTgactgaaacgattcatcaattatcaaaatagtggtagattaattttcttttgacCAACTGATCgtttaatcgactaatcgttgcagctctaatttAAAGACATCTGGAAAAttgtcacaatttttttttttttatacattttatagactaaatgattaatagtgaaaataatctgcagattagtCAATAATTAAAGATacttgttagttgcagccctaccacacatgtaaatgtattaaaacacaCCCTGTCTTCAAAAAAGTATTTGCATTGTACTGCAAATCCGTTTATGgagaattaaaaaaagagagaaagtctTAATTTCACTGATGCATCAACATGACCTGAAGCCCCCAAACTAACGTTTAGTTTCCCTGTAATTTAGTGTTATTATCTTTTATCTTGTACAAGCATGGATGACGGCGTGACCTTTAATTTTGCCAAATAGTGCCGTAAAATTTAAGTAAGCTGAATGTTACTGTCGTCAGTGCACAGAACAGACGGCTGAGTGCGGAGGTATTCACCGATTTTGATAAAACGGTGCGTTTTGGATAAGAATCACTTGACCTTTCAGAGAAAGAAGCAGGACTGAGATGATGAAGACGTCCTCGAAGCTGAAGTGATGGCAGATGAAAAAAAGAACCAGACCCACGGATGGATAAGAGATGGATGGATCGATGTATTAAAGTTGAGTAAAAGTCAGTACACAGTATAAAATCCAGACCAGTAATATGATCAGACCTCACGTCAGCTGAACAAACAGGTTACTGAAAGGGAAGaatacatgtgttttttttttttctttttttaaaacggacaaaatataactttttcctttgtctctgtcttttccTGCATGCAACTACAGACCCAAACACACACTCGCCtttcagaaagaaagaagaagctGGAATGGTTCAATTCATAAAAACACTAGCTATGTAAAATAGGGAGggttggagggggggggggggtcacctTTAGCTCTGCTGGCTGCGAGACAGACTCTGTTCAGCTTACAGTACAATCACTCTGTAGAAAACCTCCCAGCCCCGCGGACACtggatatatatacacacacataacaacAACTTGGTAAAGTCagataaaagacaaataaagtaaatgagcttttttaaaaaaaaaaaaaacgacccCCCTTCTCCGATTTAGTGTTGAACGTTACAGCTTAAGAGTAGAAAAGCATCAGAGCCGCCTGTTTGTGCAGCAGGCGCTCACATCCGTTTCCTTTAAGTGTTTCTCATTGCAACAATTAAAACACTGAAGTCGTCTGTAAATGTGACGACCGAGCGATCGTCGGAGAGGCAGGCGTAACgtaatgacagagagagacgtaGTGTTTCGTTTAGAAGAGACCGGATAAAAACAACGAGATgcatctttttaaaaacaacgtGGAAGTATTTGTAGTTTCCTCGCAGCTCGCTCTGCGCGTACTGTTCAGTGTAATAATCAATTAGTGTCATTAACGATCACAATAACCATGTGCTCCTCGTCCATATTACCCACAGTCCTCTTGGCGGCCTGCAGGTACTGCTGTGAGAACACTCCGGGGGGGAAGGCGTACAGCATCGCCCCGGGTCCCCCTTCTTTAACGGCGGGCAGGCTCACGACGCCGGCCGCCTCTTTGTTCCGCAGGTAGGTCACTAGGTGGCGAAGCAAGCGCACCTGCAGCCCCGGCTCGGGGGCGGGCGCCTGGCGGTCGACGGGGCCCTGGAGAGCCAGGAGGATGGCGAACCCGTCGGGGCGTCCGAGTTTAATGCGGCGCGACACCTCGTCGAGCCGGGTCTGGTCCATGCGGAGCCTCTGGACGATCTTCAGCTGGCTGGGCTGGTTCTGGTTCTGCAGCTTCAGGCTCTCCTTCATTATGGCGTTGAAGAAGGCGGCGCCGCCCTCCAGCAGGTACAGGTCCGTGGGGAAGCTGCTGTTCTTCAGAGCGAAGAAGCCGTGCCACATTTTGGACAGCGAGGCCTGGGCGAACTCTGACAGCGTGccgggggaggaggaggtgtgcgTGTCCGTGAGGATGGCGGGAGAGCTGGCGGCGGCGATGACCTCGCTGTTTcggtggtggtggttgttgaCATGCTCGCTGGCGGGCCGCTTGCTGTGGTGGCGGCCCGGTGGTGGATCTTCTTCGTTGGTGGCGGAGTGGCGCCCACCTGCGCCGCTGTCAGGGGAGTGGTCTCTCGGCTCTGTGGTGGAGTCAGGAGCTCGAACCCGGGCTCGGTCTGGGCTCGCATCAGGAGAGATGGCGCCTATCTGACCTCGAACCCTCGACCGCCCCcgctccttctccctctcctccgcCGGCCTGTCGGTGGACGgactcctgctcctcctcctgttcctcctctcctcccgcTCCTTCAGCCAGCGCTCCCTGCTCCGGCTGCGACTCCTCGCTCCTCTCCTCCCGAACGCCTCCACTGCCGCCGCCCTCCTCTCCAGGCTCCGGGTGGGGCTGGCGGCGTAGTCCCTCTCCAGCAGGGCCCGCTCCCGCTCCCTCTGCGAGAGGAGGCTGTGGGAGGGGGGCGAGGAGCGGTCCCTGACCCCCCTCAGCTCTCGCTCCAGGCTGCGATGGCGGCTGTAGCTGTCCCCGACGAGGTCGTAGTGTGAGGGGGCGGCGACGGGGGGCTGGTAACCGGGGGGAAACGCCCGAGAGGGGCTCTCCTCCACTTTAGCAAAGTCCACCCTGAGGCGCCGCTCTGGGCCACCTAGAGGGAAGCCCCTCATCTGGGTGCAGGCGGCTTGAGCAGCGTCCAGACTTTCATACTGGATGTAGGCAAAACTGTCCCCCTTTATATAGTCGATGTTCCTGATGCTCCCAAAGCGGTCGAACTCCCGAGCGAGGGCAGCGAGCGAGTTCCCGGGCCCCAGACCGCCCACCCAGAGCCGTGTGGTCGGGTTAGCTTTGCCATAGCCGATCTTTATCGGGTTGCCACCGATGAGCCGTCCCTGCATGGCCACTTTGGCCCGGTGGGCCATGTCCAGGTTCTGAAACTTCACAAAAGCATAGGCGCCCCCCTGTCCGCGAGCCGGGCGTTTAATCACAACATCCTCAATGATGCCGTACTTGTCGAACCCCCTCCTGAGCTCTGCTTCTGTCACCTGACCGTCTAAATTTCCAATAAAAAGGTTGCTGGTCGCTCTCTGATCGTCCTCAGGTTTTAAGTCCTCCACCACGGGCACGGGGGCGAAGCCATAAGGCCGGCCCCTTTCATCCAGCATGCCATAGTAGTCCAgaatcctctccctctccctgctGAGACCCAGAGTCTCCAGGGCGTAGTGTCTGGCTCTGAGGTCCCTGATGTTACTCACCCCGGCGGGCCCCGGGGGGGACAGGGAGCGCTGTCTGTAGGGGTACGGGGCGTGCAGAGGCAAATAACCCGCGTCAGGCGGCGTGACGCTCCGCCTCCTCACGTACATGGGCTCAATCTTAAGCTGCCGATCTCCTAAAACCAACCTGGAGGATTTGGCGTGCCGGGCCTCTTTGGCGTCCTCCGGGTGCCGAAAGTTCACGTAGGCGATCCGGCCCAGCTCCGGCGTGTGCGACAGCTTCACGCTGACGTCCCCGAACTTTTTGAACTCGTGAAACAGCGCGTCCTCCACGTCCTCGTCCGAGACCTGCGAGCCCAGGTTGCTGATGAGCAGCGTTTTGTACTCCAGCGTTCCCGGCctggcggcggcggcggcggcagcgGCGGCGGCTCCGGGCAGCTCCGCCGCCGTGGTGCGCAGAGGCGGGCGGCCGAGGAGGCTGAGCTCGTGTCGGTGATGGAGCTCCAGGGCGGCCGCACGCTCCTCCCGGAGCCGCGGCTTCTCCCGCTCCCTGCTGCGGCTCCGGCGGTGGTATCCGCGGCTCTCCGCCAGCAGCAGAGCCAGCGggggcggcggcggcggcggcagctCCTCCCTCCGCGCGCTCTCCCGCTCCCTCTCCCGGATCCGTTTCGCGATGGCCCTGGACGGGCTGGTCTCCCTCCCGGCCTGCCGCTTCATTTTCAAAGGAGGATGGAGCTCAAACTTTTCG
Above is a genomic segment from Micropterus dolomieu isolate WLL.071019.BEF.003 ecotype Adirondacks linkage group LG18, ASM2129224v1, whole genome shotgun sequence containing:
- the rbm15b gene encoding putative RNA-binding protein 15B yields the protein MKRQAGRETSPSRAIAKRIRERERESARREELPPPPPPPLALLLAESRGYHRRSRSREREKPRLREERAAALELHHRHELSLLGRPPLRTTAAELPGAAAAAAAAAARPGTLEYKTLLISNLGSQVSDEDVEDALFHEFKKFGDVSVKLSHTPELGRIAYVNFRHPEDAKEARHAKSSRLVLGDRQLKIEPMYVRRRSVTPPDAGYLPLHAPYPYRQRSLSPPGPAGVSNIRDLRARHYALETLGLSRERERILDYYGMLDERGRPYGFAPVPVVEDLKPEDDQRATSNLFIGNLDGQVTEAELRRGFDKYGIIEDVVIKRPARGQGGAYAFVKFQNLDMAHRAKVAMQGRLIGGNPIKIGYGKANPTTRLWVGGLGPGNSLAALAREFDRFGSIRNIDYIKGDSFAYIQYESLDAAQAACTQMRGFPLGGPERRLRVDFAKVEESPSRAFPPGYQPPVAAPSHYDLVGDSYSRHRSLERELRGVRDRSSPPSHSLLSQRERERALLERDYAASPTRSLERRAAAVEAFGRRGARSRSRSRERWLKEREERRNRRRSRSPSTDRPAEEREKERGRSRVRGQIGAISPDASPDRARVRAPDSTTEPRDHSPDSGAGGRHSATNEEDPPPGRHHSKRPASEHVNNHHHRNSEVIAAASSPAILTDTHTSSSPGTLSEFAQASLSKMWHGFFALKNSSFPTDLYLLEGGAAFFNAIMKESLKLQNQNQPSQLKIVQRLRMDQTRLDEVSRRIKLGRPDGFAILLALQGPVDRQAPAPEPGLQVRLLRHLVTYLRNKEAAGVVSLPAVKEGGPGAMLYAFPPGVFSQQYLQAAKRTVGNMDEEHMVIVIVNDTN